DNA from Pseudomonadota bacterium:
GTCAGCCGGGCTCGCCGAGCGTCCCCGGCCCAGGGATTGTGACTCCATGTAAGAAGTGAAGTCAATTCGCTCCGCGGCGCGCTACTCCCACTGTTCAGGTACTGGCGCTTTTCTGGCGCCACAGCGCCGCTTGGTTTGACCGCGATGGGAGCATGGTTATACTATCGGTATGAAGACGGCCATCTCGTTGCCCGACGAGGTGTTTGCCCAGGCCGAGCGCATGGCCAAGCGCCTCGAGGTGTCCCGTAGCGAGCTATACGCTCGTGCATTGAAGGAGTTCCTTGCGCGCCATGCTCCGGATCGCGTCACGCAGGCGCTCGACAAGCTGTGTGACGAACTGGACGGAGGGCGCGACGAATTCGGCGCCTGGGCTGCAAGAAAAACCCTCGGACGCACGGAGTGGTAGTCAACCAGGGCGAGGTGTGGTGGGCAGACCTCGGGGAGCCAGCTGGGTCTGAGCCGGGTTTCCGCAGGCCGGTGCTAGTGGTGCAGTGCGACGCGTTCAATCGAAGTCGCATCGCGACGATCGTGTGCGTCTCGCTCACAAGCAATCTCAAATGGGCGGATGCCCCTGGCAACGCGCTGCTCGGCACGAGAGCCACGGGACTGCCGAAGCAATCCGTCGCGAACGTGTCGCAGGTCTTCACGCTCGATCGCCAGGCGCTCGTCGAAAGGGCCGGCAGGCTGCCGGAGAGTAAACTCGAGCTCGTGCTTGCGGGAATCGACGTCGTGCTGGGACGATAGTGCTCGGACCTGCATCGGCAAGCTCTTGGACGCGCCGAGGGTGACGCCCGAGCTTTGTTGACGGAGCGCCGCCCTGTACGCAGAATCCTTGCGGTCGCGGAGCGCGACATGCAGCCGCAACATGACCGTTCGAAC
Protein-coding regions in this window:
- a CDS encoding type II toxin-antitoxin system PemK/MazF family toxin; translated protein: MVVNQGEVWWADLGEPAGSEPGFRRPVLVVQCDAFNRSRIATIVCVSLTSNLKWADAPGNALLGTRATGLPKQSVANVSQVFTLDRQALVERAGRLPESKLELVLAGIDVVLGR